A section of the Methanococcus vannielii SB genome encodes:
- a CDS encoding mechanosensitive ion channel family protein, which produces MILDVIYQGNTLHSYFIFLIFMFFGIFFGKLSYIVINKYVKTFTKKTKTKLDDIFLNAIEFPIIIVLFVIFTHYGLNNLVLQDSVYFWINESLKVALTFAGIIFTIKIVDDILLNYMLPLVEKSENKLDDQLLPIFRKLLKIFIFLSGILLILSNIGYNISALLTGLGIGGLAVALAAKDTIENFIAGILIIIDRPFTLGDWIKWGNQEGIIEEVGIRSTRIRSFGDTLITVPNARIIQAEIENFSARRKRQVKTTIGLTYDTPVEKVELAKEIIKDILTEHHGVLDPIRVSFVEFSSFSLDLRVEYFIRDFGFDFYLNTKDEVNLKIKERFNREKIEFAFPTQTIYYKKDD; this is translated from the coding sequence ATGATATTAGATGTAATTTACCAAGGGAATACACTTCATTCTTACTTTATTTTTTTAATTTTCATGTTTTTCGGAATATTTTTTGGAAAATTATCCTATATTGTAATAAACAAATACGTGAAAACATTTACTAAAAAAACAAAGACAAAACTTGATGATATATTTTTGAATGCTATTGAATTTCCAATTATAATTGTATTATTCGTGATATTTACTCATTATGGATTAAATAATCTTGTTTTACAGGATTCAGTATATTTTTGGATTAATGAGTCTTTAAAAGTTGCATTAACGTTTGCAGGCATAATTTTTACAATTAAAATAGTAGATGATATCCTTTTAAACTATATGCTACCTTTAGTTGAAAAATCAGAAAATAAACTTGATGACCAGTTACTACCGATATTTAGGAAATTATTAAAGATATTTATATTTTTATCAGGAATTCTTTTGATACTTTCAAATATCGGGTACAATATTTCTGCCCTTCTTACGGGACTCGGTATAGGCGGTCTTGCAGTAGCACTTGCTGCAAAAGATACAATTGAAAACTTTATTGCTGGAATTCTAATAATAATTGATAGGCCTTTTACATTAGGCGACTGGATAAAATGGGGTAATCAGGAAGGTATTATCGAAGAAGTTGGAATTCGAAGCACAAGGATAAGGTCTTTTGGTGACACCCTAATAACAGTTCCAAATGCAAGGATAATCCAAGCAGAAATAGAAAACTTTTCTGCAAGGCGAAAAAGACAGGTAAAAACTACAATAGGCCTTACTTATGATACCCCGGTAGAAAAGGTAGAACTTGCAAAAGAAATAATTAAAGATATATTAACTGAACATCATGGTGTTTTAGATCCAATAAGGGTTTCTTTTGTAGAATTTAGTAGTTTTTCACTTGATTTACGGGTTGAATATTTTATAAGGGATTTTGGATTTGATTTTTACTTAAATACAAAAGATGAAGTTAATTTAAAGATAAAAGAAAGATTTAATCGTGAAAAAATTGAGTTTGCATTCCCAACTCAAACGATATATTATAAAAAAGATGATTAA
- the larC gene encoding nickel pincer cofactor biosynthesis protein LarC — MTKVLVIDPKIAGISGDMFISSLIALTGSYELVDMVAHELNQLKCCNSFSVAVLDEKVNGISSKELEIQIDSDTIENPDELKDTIINISKNLKMREKSIKLCENIINDLIFAEKKLHGDKFHLHEISSIDTVFDIVCSILILERNGYLDGKIYSTCPSIGNGRIKMAHGIIPSPAPATLEILCKYNIKCSKLDLEYELLTPTGIAILSNITDEFLDSYPEIIFLKTGYGSGKRRMGDFPNVLRIIEGKTDEKIIEKTIMLETNIDDISAEIISYATERLLNEGASDVFITPTFGKKNRHGTMISVICPYTNFEKFVKIIMEETGTLGVRINHYDKIRAKRKSEKVFITLNNCKFEFDVKISELNGNIINIKPEFEDLKKIAKKLNIPLREVLKYANIEINKTYGF; from the coding sequence ATGACAAAAGTACTTGTAATCGACCCTAAGATAGCCGGAATTTCAGGAGATATGTTTATATCCTCTTTAATTGCCCTTACGGGCTCTTATGAACTGGTTGACATGGTAGCGCATGAATTGAATCAACTTAAGTGCTGTAATTCATTTAGTGTAGCAGTTTTAGATGAGAAAGTAAATGGTATTTCTTCTAAAGAGCTTGAAATTCAAATTGATTCTGATACTATCGAGAATCCTGATGAATTAAAGGATACAATTATTAATATTTCAAAAAATTTAAAAATGAGGGAAAAGTCTATAAAATTATGTGAAAATATAATAAATGATCTAATATTTGCAGAAAAAAAGCTTCACGGGGATAAATTTCATTTACACGAGATTTCCTCTATTGACACAGTATTTGACATAGTCTGTTCAATACTTATTCTTGAAAGAAACGGATATTTAGATGGAAAAATATATTCCACATGCCCTTCAATTGGGAATGGCAGGATTAAAATGGCCCATGGAATCATTCCAAGCCCCGCTCCTGCAACACTTGAAATTTTATGCAAATATAACATAAAATGTTCAAAACTAGATTTAGAATACGAACTTTTAACACCTACTGGAATAGCCATACTTTCAAATATTACCGATGAATTTTTAGATTCTTACCCGGAAATTATTTTTTTAAAAACGGGATATGGCTCTGGAAAACGGAGAATGGGGGACTTTCCAAACGTTTTACGAATTATTGAAGGAAAGACGGATGAAAAAATAATTGAAAAAACAATAATGCTTGAAACTAACATTGACGATATTTCAGCAGAAATAATATCTTATGCTACCGAGCGGCTTTTAAATGAAGGTGCATCTGATGTATTTATCACCCCTACATTTGGAAAGAAAAATAGGCATGGAACAATGATTTCAGTAATTTGTCCATATACAAACTTTGAAAAATTTGTTAAAATTATAATGGAGGAAACCGGAACTCTGGGAGTTAGGATTAACCATTATGATAAAATTAGGGCAAAAAGAAAGTCTGAAAAAGTATTTATAACATTAAATAATTGTAAATTTGAGTTTGATGTTAAAATATCAGAATTAAATGGGAATATTATAAATATAAAACCAGAATTTGAAGATTTAAAAAAAATAGCTAAAAAGTTAAACATTC
- a CDS encoding MarC family protein, giving the protein MDIHFTILTFTSLFAILNPFGVIPSYLCLTSHYSKVEKLKVIRKSMIASFIILMTFALLGNQIISFFGISIPAIKITGGVLLFLIALDMIQGNTSKVEKAPKLESQIKTCENIEELNEIAIIPLTVPLFTGPGSISTVIAMMAQSQDFDSKISVVIAIALCIIFSYFVLKFSKDLEKTIGKIGFKILTKMMGLVLTAISIQMALDGILMVVR; this is encoded by the coding sequence ATGGACATTCACTTCACAATTTTAACATTCACTTCACTGTTTGCAATACTAAACCCTTTTGGAGTAATTCCTTCATATTTATGCCTTACAAGCCATTATTCAAAGGTTGAAAAACTAAAAGTAATTAGGAAATCCATGATTGCATCTTTCATTATATTGATGACATTTGCACTTCTTGGAAACCAGATAATCTCATTTTTTGGAATTTCAATTCCTGCAATCAAAATAACTGGAGGAGTTTTATTATTCCTCATTGCACTCGATATGATTCAAGGAAATACCTCAAAGGTTGAAAAAGCCCCAAAATTAGAATCTCAGATAAAAACTTGCGAAAATATCGAAGAATTAAATGAAATTGCAATAATTCCACTTACAGTTCCCCTTTTTACGGGCCCTGGCTCAATAAGTACCGTTATTGCAATGATGGCACAATCTCAGGATTTTGACAGTAAAATTTCGGTTGTAATTGCAATAGCACTTTGTATAATATTTTCTTACTTCGTACTTAAGTTTTCAAAAGACCTTGAAAAAACTATTGGAAAAATAGGGTTTAAGATTCTTACAAAAATGATGGGTCTTGTGCTTACTGCAATTTCAATCCAGATGGCCCTTGATGGTATTTTAATGGTTGTAAGATAA
- the truA gene encoding tRNA pseudouridine(38-40) synthase TruA — protein sequence MYIFKIAYDGRYSFQSQPHRNTVCDKITDTLLECGYLKEGEIPISYGGRTDLGVSALGNYIVYNITEKPVLSRIYSKLHKHGIWILGFNELKELPDVKYRHYRYILPNTGQDIELMKKASEKLIGTHSFHNLSKRDKTKNRSPIRTIYNIKIAKNEYFITIEIFGKSFLWNMVRKIVRLLSNVGLSKYKEFEKFIDDLLDRDVRMGVQPASAEGLILVDVKTNTEFKIDEYTVKKFDQYFKKSLNNHSMNMGLSKTMLSKNQVSL from the coding sequence ATGTATATATTCAAAATTGCGTATGATGGACGTTACAGCTTTCAATCCCAACCCCATAGAAATACGGTATGTGATAAGATTACGGATACACTTTTAGAGTGCGGTTATTTAAAAGAAGGTGAAATACCTATCTCATATGGTGGAAGGACTGATTTAGGGGTATCCGCACTTGGAAACTATATTGTTTACAATATAACTGAAAAACCAGTGCTTTCAAGAATTTACTCGAAATTACATAAACACGGAATCTGGATACTGGGTTTTAATGAACTAAAAGAGCTTCCCGATGTAAAATATCGACATTATCGATATATTCTCCCAAATACGGGTCAAGACATTGAATTAATGAAAAAGGCATCGGAAAAATTAATTGGAACGCATTCTTTCCATAATCTATCAAAAAGAGATAAAACTAAGAACAGAAGTCCCATAAGAACGATTTATAATATTAAAATTGCTAAAAATGAGTATTTTATAACCATTGAAATTTTTGGAAAGAGCTTTTTATGGAACATGGTTCGAAAGATTGTAAGGCTTCTTTCTAATGTTGGATTAAGCAAATACAAAGAGTTTGAAAAATTCATTGATGATTTATTGGATAGGGATGTAAGAATGGGAGTTCAACCTGCAAGTGCAGAAGGTTTAATACTCGTCGATGTTAAAACGAATACTGAATTTAAAATTGATGAATATACGGTTAAAAAATTTGATCAGTATTTTAAAAAGTCCCTAAACAACCATTCCATGAATATGGGTCTTTCAAAAACCATGCTATCCAAAAATCAGGTGAGTTTATGA